Proteins encoded in a region of the Abyssibacter profundi genome:
- the ccoS gene encoding cbb3-type cytochrome oxidase assembly protein CcoS — translation MSSLLLLIPISLVLVAAAIAVLMWALNSGQYDRLDNRMPDVEQGDGVDEPPEPRP, via the coding sequence ATGAGCAGTCTGCTGCTGCTGATTCCGATCAGCCTGGTGCTGGTTGCCGCTGCCATCGCCGTGCTGATGTGGGCGCTGAACTCCGGGCAGTACGACCGCCTGGATAATCGCATGCCGGATGTGGAGCAGGGCGACGGCGTCGACGAGCCACCGGAACCCCGACCGTGA
- a CDS encoding urease accessory protein UreH domain-containing protein, whose product MTPTALTAGGFLALGLMAAPHYAMTCGLVFSGTQPHARQPAPACGRCVAVALSARQLVLVALGMLTAGVGATAGAWLPIVMMSLAAGLGLWVALDRLRSRSAATTRSIAGLGAAMALLPCPVFYGVLGYVVLTGDVLQGGLLAGSFALGSAVGVALVMIAASWVAPRLSGRVWPRLRAGMTAAGLLLALGLAWGCDWGRWLCQLG is encoded by the coding sequence ATGACGCCGACAGCACTCACCGCGGGGGGCTTTCTTGCGCTGGGGCTGATGGCCGCACCGCATTATGCGATGACCTGCGGGCTGGTCTTCTCGGGCACTCAACCCCATGCCCGACAGCCGGCACCGGCTTGTGGGCGCTGCGTCGCGGTGGCGCTGTCGGCCCGGCAGCTGGTCCTGGTGGCTCTGGGCATGTTGACAGCCGGGGTGGGAGCCACAGCTGGTGCCTGGCTGCCGATTGTGATGATGTCGCTGGCCGCCGGCCTGGGTTTATGGGTGGCACTGGACCGTTTGCGTTCGCGATCGGCAGCGACGACCCGATCCATCGCCGGGCTGGGCGCGGCCATGGCGTTGTTGCCCTGCCCGGTGTTCTACGGGGTGCTCGGCTACGTGGTGCTCACCGGGGATGTGCTGCAGGGCGGCTTGCTAGCCGGCTCGTTTGCCTTGGGCTCGGCCGTCGGTGTGGCCCTGGTGATGATCGCCGCCTCCTGGGTCGCGCCTCGCCTTTCTGGCCGTGTCTGGCCTCGGCTTCGGGCCGGGATGACGGCTGCGGGCCTGTTGTTGGCGCTGGGGCTGGCCTGGGGCTGCGACTGGGGGCGTTGGCTTTGCCAGCTGGGCTAG
- a CDS encoding universal stress protein — translation MSNSIQQILVGTDFSEPSINAVLHADALAQLCQANLTALFAQVLHDDLSAGVLDAQWDQFRDRVGERFAALKSEYQVDFESRVERDVSARNALLRTAESVDADLIIVGTHGRTGMGRLALGSVAEGVVRDAPVSVLSVHYTTPHAPYRRILVPVDLSDRSGATLRYAASLAEDFGAELAVVHVVEPLTVPPYFPLDYCAPAPDEVRGAVVEFVRKQLPDQDVPVHVLSSRVAEGVCRLAEDQDFDLIVTGTRGLHGLMRLALGSVAEKILRLSGVPVWIYKPAG, via the coding sequence ATGAGCAACTCGATTCAACAGATTCTGGTCGGCACGGATTTTTCGGAACCGTCCATTAACGCGGTGCTACATGCCGATGCCCTGGCGCAGCTGTGCCAGGCCAACCTGACAGCGCTGTTCGCACAGGTGCTACATGACGACTTGTCAGCCGGTGTGCTGGACGCCCAGTGGGATCAATTCCGCGACCGTGTCGGCGAGCGTTTCGCGGCCCTAAAGTCCGAGTATCAGGTCGACTTCGAATCCCGGGTGGAGCGGGATGTCTCGGCTCGTAATGCACTGCTGCGAACGGCCGAGTCGGTGGACGCCGATCTCATCATCGTGGGGACCCACGGGCGCACCGGCATGGGCCGATTGGCGCTGGGCAGCGTGGCCGAGGGGGTGGTGCGAGATGCCCCCGTATCCGTGCTCTCGGTGCACTACACCACGCCGCATGCGCCGTACCGGCGGATACTGGTGCCCGTCGACCTGTCGGATCGGTCGGGCGCGACGCTGCGGTACGCGGCCAGCCTGGCCGAGGATTTCGGCGCGGAGCTGGCGGTGGTGCATGTGGTCGAACCACTGACCGTGCCGCCTTATTTCCCGCTGGATTACTGCGCCCCGGCGCCTGACGAGGTGCGCGGCGCCGTGGTCGAGTTCGTCCGCAAGCAGCTCCCGGATCAGGATGTGCCGGTGCACGTGCTGAGCAGCCGGGTGGCCGAAGGCGTTTGTCGCCTGGCCGAAGACCAGGATTTCGACCTGATCGTCACCGGCACCCGAGGGCTGCATGGGCTGATGCGCTTGGCGCTGGGCAGCGTGGCCGAGAAAATCCTGCGCCTGTCCGGTGTGCCGGTGTGGATTTACAAGCCGGCGGGTTGA
- the cls gene encoding cardiolipin synthase, translated as MLTIPWEAFALTGWLLVAIAAGLHALLKLPDPRAAWGWIAVTLLFPFAGPVLYVLFGINRVQTRARQIVQALPEALRSPDHEDAREQTALRDRLNLRLPLVHTGDTVTGSPLLSGNGIRPLSNGEQAFPPMLAAIDAAEHSIALATYIFETNRAGRDFIAALERAHERGVEIRILVDGIGELYSLPRAVRLLRRRGIRCARFHPPQLLPPSLHVNLRNHRKVLLVDGRIGFTGGMNIGSRYLVEQPQSTQAADTHFEMTGPILSQLATVFSADWYLATGETWAPTCWDTDQPAQGESICRVITDGPNEDLDHLRLVMQAAIGSARERIRIMTPYFLPPPELEATLTGAALRGVQVDVLLPAKNDVRAVHYASRHKLARMMESGLNIWYQPPPFRHNKLFVIDDDYALIGSANLDARSLRLNFELAVEVYDEAFAASLHTLFNRSIDDSQRLTRETLNQRGALERVRDAACWLFSPYL; from the coding sequence TTGCTGACGATTCCCTGGGAGGCTTTTGCGCTGACCGGCTGGCTGCTGGTTGCGATCGCTGCCGGACTGCATGCCCTGCTCAAACTGCCTGACCCACGCGCCGCCTGGGGCTGGATTGCCGTCACGCTGCTGTTTCCGTTCGCAGGCCCGGTGCTCTACGTGCTGTTCGGAATCAACCGGGTCCAGACCCGTGCACGCCAGATCGTGCAGGCGCTGCCGGAGGCGCTGCGCAGCCCGGATCACGAGGACGCCCGCGAGCAGACAGCCCTGCGCGATCGACTGAATCTACGCCTGCCACTAGTGCACACCGGCGACACCGTGACCGGCAGTCCGCTGCTGTCTGGCAATGGCATTCGCCCGCTGAGTAACGGCGAGCAGGCATTCCCGCCCATGCTTGCGGCCATTGATGCCGCGGAGCACTCGATTGCCCTGGCAACCTATATTTTTGAGACCAACCGGGCCGGGCGTGATTTCATCGCTGCGTTGGAACGCGCCCACGAACGCGGCGTGGAGATCCGGATCCTGGTGGATGGTATCGGCGAGCTTTATTCCCTTCCAAGAGCCGTTCGTTTGCTGCGCCGCCGCGGCATTCGCTGCGCCCGGTTTCATCCGCCACAACTGCTGCCGCCGTCACTGCACGTCAACCTGCGCAACCACCGCAAGGTGTTACTGGTCGACGGGCGCATCGGCTTCACCGGCGGCATGAATATCGGCAGCCGCTATCTGGTGGAGCAGCCACAAAGCACGCAGGCGGCCGACACCCATTTCGAAATGACCGGCCCGATTCTCAGCCAGCTGGCCACCGTTTTCTCGGCCGACTGGTATCTGGCGACGGGCGAGACCTGGGCGCCGACTTGCTGGGACACAGACCAGCCGGCTCAGGGCGAGTCGATTTGTCGCGTCATTACCGATGGCCCCAACGAAGACCTCGATCACCTGCGCCTGGTGATGCAGGCCGCCATCGGGTCGGCGCGTGAGCGCATCCGCATCATGACGCCCTACTTCCTGCCGCCACCCGAGCTGGAAGCCACCCTGACCGGGGCCGCGCTGCGAGGCGTACAGGTCGACGTGCTGCTGCCGGCGAAGAACGATGTTCGCGCCGTGCATTACGCCAGCCGCCACAAGCTCGCCCGGATGATGGAGTCGGGGCTGAACATCTGGTACCAGCCGCCGCCATTCCGACACAACAAGCTGTTTGTCATCGATGACGACTACGCGCTCATCGGTTCGGCCAATCTTGACGCTCGCAGCCTGCGGCTGAACTTTGAACTGGCCGTCGAGGTATACGACGAGGCCTTCGCGGCCAGTCTCCACACATTATTCAATCGCTCGATCGACGACAGTCAGCGCCTAACGCGGGAGACGCTCAACCAACGGGGCGCCCTGGAACGGGTCCGCGACGCAGCCTGCTGGCTGTTCTCGCCTTACCTGTAA
- a CDS encoding helix-turn-helix domain-containing protein, producing MVGQCLPAGLTADELQRMDDIVGVNGQCRRGNDLYRAGDAIEALYAVRSGSFKSYRLSETGEEHVTGFFLPGDLLGLDGLHKGTHASFAVPLEDSVVCRFPLEKLDDIMAETPRLTRKMTRVVSRELDNQIERARNRTADAAVSAFLLDLRERMVTRGFDAGHLSLKMSRRDIGNHLRLRIETVSRAFSRLRDQGIIDVDGRSLRFLDPDRLRTLARQD from the coding sequence ATGGTCGGCCAATGCCTGCCCGCCGGCCTCACGGCCGATGAACTCCAGCGCATGGACGACATCGTCGGTGTGAACGGGCAGTGCCGGCGCGGCAACGATTTATACCGTGCAGGCGACGCCATCGAAGCGCTCTACGCCGTGCGCAGCGGCTCGTTCAAGAGCTATCGACTGTCGGAGACCGGCGAGGAGCATGTCACCGGCTTTTTCCTGCCCGGTGACCTGCTGGGGCTGGATGGCCTGCACAAGGGCACGCATGCCAGTTTTGCGGTACCGCTGGAAGACAGCGTGGTGTGTCGATTCCCGCTGGAGAAGCTGGACGACATCATGGCCGAAACGCCCCGGCTGACCCGCAAGATGACCCGCGTGGTGTCCCGTGAACTCGACAATCAGATCGAGCGCGCACGCAATCGCACCGCCGACGCGGCTGTCAGCGCCTTTCTGCTCGATCTTCGCGAACGCATGGTGACCCGGGGTTTCGATGCCGGGCACCTCAGCCTCAAGATGAGCCGTCGCGACATCGGCAATCATCTGCGCCTGCGGATCGAAACCGTCAGTCGCGCGTTTAGCCGGTTGCGTGATCAGGGCATCATCGACGTCGACGGGCGCAGCCTCAGATTTCTCGACCCGGACCGCCTGCGTACACTGGCGCGCCAAGACTAG
- the hemN gene encoding oxygen-independent coproporphyrinogen III oxidase — MSVATIAPPPLELLAMRAPRYTSYPTALQFDERIGPDDAVRALRQSNDDWLPAPLSLYLHVPFCHSNCFYCGCHRKVTRNVERMAAYANDLARELGQRAALLDADRQTVQVHFGGGTPNHLPSADLCRVMETLHHHYAPDEQADISLEIDPRLVEGEEPALWASLGFNRISIGVQDVDDRVQRLINRVQPAEQVARCVEQCRHTGFESINFDLIYGLPAQSMQSIDATLDFVEQQRPERVAAFGYAHLPDRLRAQRAINRVWLPDATARLALRNRIEQRLLAAGYVSIGLDHYALPSDSLARAHREQSLHRNFQGYTTHAGCDVIGFGVSSISRIGDTFAQHSKSIDDYHTAIDQGLWPVVRGYRQCDDDRLREQIIMALMCDRPVDLLALGRQYGMDPNARFEPALEAIQSMAPRTQPLVVCESGVLRATPEGRPFLRLIAAQFDAFASAQRGHTNVAV, encoded by the coding sequence ATGTCTGTCGCCACGATTGCCCCGCCGCCACTGGAACTGCTCGCCATGCGAGCCCCGCGCTATACCTCGTATCCCACGGCCCTGCAGTTCGATGAACGCATCGGCCCCGACGACGCGGTGCGCGCCTTGCGGCAGTCCAACGACGATTGGTTGCCGGCGCCGCTATCGCTTTATCTGCATGTCCCGTTCTGCCACTCCAATTGCTTCTACTGCGGCTGCCATCGCAAGGTCACCCGCAACGTCGAACGCATGGCGGCCTACGCGAACGACCTGGCGCGGGAACTGGGACAGCGGGCGGCCTTGCTGGATGCAGATCGCCAAACCGTCCAGGTCCATTTCGGCGGCGGCACCCCCAACCACCTGCCCAGCGCCGATCTGTGCCGCGTGATGGAGACCCTGCATCACCACTACGCGCCCGATGAGCAGGCTGACATCAGCCTGGAGATCGACCCCCGACTGGTCGAAGGCGAGGAGCCCGCACTGTGGGCGTCGCTGGGGTTCAACCGCATCAGCATCGGCGTGCAGGACGTGGACGATCGCGTGCAGCGCCTGATTAACCGGGTGCAGCCTGCCGAGCAGGTGGCGCGCTGCGTTGAGCAATGCCGTCACACCGGCTTTGAGAGTATCAATTTCGATCTGATCTACGGGCTGCCCGCCCAGTCCATGCAATCGATCGACGCCACGCTCGACTTCGTCGAGCAGCAGCGCCCCGAACGCGTTGCGGCCTTTGGCTATGCCCATCTGCCCGATCGCCTGCGCGCGCAACGCGCCATCAACCGGGTCTGGCTACCCGACGCGACCGCCCGGCTGGCCCTGCGGAATCGTATCGAGCAACGACTGCTCGCCGCCGGCTACGTATCCATCGGGCTGGACCACTACGCCCTGCCAAGCGACAGCCTGGCACGCGCACATCGTGAGCAAAGCCTGCATCGCAATTTCCAGGGCTACACCACGCATGCCGGCTGCGATGTCATCGGTTTTGGCGTGAGTTCGATTAGTCGCATCGGCGACACCTTTGCCCAGCACAGCAAGTCGATCGATGATTACCACACGGCCATCGACCAGGGCCTGTGGCCGGTCGTCCGCGGGTATCGCCAGTGCGACGATGACCGGCTGCGCGAACAAATCATCATGGCACTGATGTGCGACCGCCCGGTCGATTTATTGGCGCTGGGCCGCCAGTACGGCATGGACCCGAATGCCCGATTCGAGCCGGCCCTGGAGGCCATCCAATCCATGGCACCGCGCACGCAGCCGCTGGTGGTCTGCGAAAGCGGCGTGCTGCGGGCAACGCCAGAGGGTCGCCCCTTCCTGCGTCTGATCGCCGCCCAGTTCGATGCCTTCGCCAGCGCGCAGAGGGGGCACACGAATGTTGCAGTCTGA
- the chrA gene encoding chromate efflux transporter: MSPSPATAFEVFRVFLRLGLTSFGGPIAHLGYFRTELVERRGWVTESQFSQLLAICQFLPGPASSQLGFALGLVRAGWLGAAAAFLAFTLPSALLLFGFAALAPALASSSGEAIIHGLKLVALVVVAGAVLGMGRKLCPDRPRQLIAALAMAGVLMTQTAWSQLAVVLAGAAAGWLSCRQVQPTEADAFPIRHGRGLALTLAGLFALLLLTLPLVAGPSASLMAVADAFYRAGALVFGGGHVVLPLLEDSVVTPGWVSEEQFLAGYGAAQAIPGPMFAFSAYLGASIPADAPALLVAGVALLFMFLPGFLLVSAVLPVWASVSRHAGMARAIAGVNAAVVGLLAAALYDPIFTAAVTGASDVAIAAVAFVLLAGWGLSPLWIVFGCVGASLALT; this comes from the coding sequence ATGTCACCATCTCCTGCCACGGCATTCGAAGTCTTCCGCGTGTTTCTGCGGCTGGGCCTGACCTCCTTCGGCGGTCCCATCGCCCACCTGGGCTACTTCCGCACGGAGCTGGTCGAGCGACGAGGCTGGGTGACCGAGAGTCAGTTCTCCCAGCTGCTGGCGATTTGCCAGTTCCTGCCCGGCCCCGCCAGCAGTCAGCTGGGGTTTGCACTGGGGCTGGTACGCGCCGGCTGGCTTGGCGCTGCGGCCGCGTTTCTGGCGTTCACGTTGCCCTCTGCGCTGTTGCTCTTCGGTTTTGCAGCGCTGGCCCCAGCACTGGCGAGTTCCAGCGGCGAGGCCATCATCCACGGACTCAAGCTGGTCGCGTTGGTCGTGGTGGCCGGCGCGGTGCTGGGCATGGGCCGCAAGCTCTGCCCCGACCGGCCCCGGCAGCTCATTGCGGCGCTGGCGATGGCCGGCGTGCTCATGACCCAGACGGCCTGGAGCCAGCTGGCGGTGGTGCTGGCAGGCGCCGCCGCAGGCTGGTTGAGTTGTCGACAGGTCCAGCCGACCGAGGCCGATGCATTTCCCATTCGTCACGGGCGAGGGCTGGCCCTGACACTTGCCGGGTTGTTTGCGCTGCTGTTGCTGACGCTGCCTCTGGTCGCCGGCCCATCGGCTAGTCTGATGGCCGTGGCCGATGCGTTTTACCGCGCGGGCGCACTGGTGTTTGGTGGCGGCCATGTGGTGCTGCCCCTGCTGGAGGACAGCGTCGTGACTCCGGGCTGGGTCAGCGAGGAGCAGTTTCTGGCGGGGTATGGCGCGGCGCAGGCCATTCCCGGGCCCATGTTCGCGTTCTCGGCCTATCTCGGCGCCAGTATTCCTGCCGACGCACCCGCTTTGCTGGTCGCCGGTGTCGCATTGCTTTTCATGTTTCTGCCGGGTTTTCTGTTGGTGTCTGCGGTGCTGCCGGTCTGGGCCTCGGTGTCCCGGCATGCAGGGATGGCCCGCGCGATTGCCGGCGTGAACGCCGCCGTGGTCGGCTTGCTCGCTGCCGCCCTCTACGACCCCATCTTCACCGCAGCGGTGACCGGCGCGAGCGATGTCGCGATTGCCGCGGTGGCCTTTGTGCTGCTAGCCGGCTGGGGACTCTCGCCCCTCTGGATTGTCTTCGGCTGCGTCGGGGCATCGCTGGCCCTGACCTAG
- a CDS encoding GNAT family N-acetyltransferase → MTTTADSPPDLQPTLKGQRVWLRPLTAADFEGCYRAAADPATWAQHPDRLRYQEAIFRARLFDSAVTCGGALVVLNRSDDQIIGATRYYDWNPADREIAIGYSYLAHDHWGTGANTEVKRLMLNHVFQWADVVWFHVAEDNIRSRRAVEKLGAHSVRKLAQAVDGRPFVQCNYRLTRCGWTGRVNGQTH, encoded by the coding sequence GTGACAACAACCGCCGACAGCCCACCCGACCTGCAACCCACACTCAAGGGGCAGCGGGTGTGGCTGCGGCCACTCACCGCCGCTGACTTTGAGGGCTGCTACCGGGCGGCCGCCGATCCGGCCACCTGGGCCCAGCATCCGGACCGGCTGCGGTACCAGGAAGCGATTTTTCGCGCGCGGCTGTTTGACTCTGCCGTGACCTGCGGCGGCGCGCTGGTGGTCCTGAATCGCAGCGACGACCAGATCATCGGTGCCACGCGGTACTACGACTGGAACCCGGCTGATCGGGAGATTGCGATTGGTTACAGCTATCTCGCGCACGACCACTGGGGCACAGGGGCCAACACCGAGGTTAAGCGCCTGATGCTCAACCATGTGTTCCAGTGGGCCGACGTGGTCTGGTTTCATGTGGCCGAAGACAACATCCGGTCCCGGCGCGCGGTCGAAAAACTGGGCGCCCATTCTGTGCGCAAACTGGCCCAAGCGGTCGACGGGCGCCCTTTCGTACAGTGCAATTACCGTTTGACGCGTTGCGGCTGGACGGGCCGCGTCAATGGCCAAACGCATTGA
- a CDS encoding peroxiredoxin-like family protein — translation MLNRCLALLLCWPLLLAAAPDRAEDIQPLPLGSTLPDVSVQTLDGETVSARKAVQGQPTVLAFFRGGWCPYCNRQLAELRLIKDDLEALGYQLIAISPDRPAALREGLDKTPVDYALLSDASAALIQALGIAFRVDDATVEQYKTYGIDLEAASGQDHHLLPVPTVLVLDEQGVIHYRYSNADYKVRMDPDDLVRVATRLVNPSP, via the coding sequence ATGCTGAACCGATGCTTGGCCTTGCTGCTTTGCTGGCCCTTGCTGCTCGCCGCAGCCCCCGACCGCGCTGAAGACATCCAACCCCTGCCGCTGGGTAGCACCCTGCCCGACGTGTCGGTGCAGACGCTGGACGGCGAGACCGTATCGGCCCGCAAGGCCGTGCAGGGCCAACCCACGGTGCTGGCGTTCTTCCGCGGCGGCTGGTGCCCGTACTGCAACCGGCAACTCGCCGAGCTGCGCCTGATCAAGGATGACCTGGAAGCGCTGGGCTACCAGCTCATTGCCATCAGCCCGGATCGCCCGGCCGCGCTGCGCGAGGGCCTGGACAAGACCCCCGTGGACTATGCGCTGCTCTCCGACGCCAGTGCCGCGCTCATCCAGGCGCTGGGCATCGCATTTCGTGTGGATGACGCCACCGTCGAGCAGTACAAGACCTACGGCATCGACCTGGAGGCCGCATCGGGCCAGGACCATCATCTGTTGCCGGTCCCGACCGTGCTGGTCCTGGACGAGCAGGGCGTGATTCACTATCGCTACTCAAATGCCGACTACAAGGTGCGCATGGACCCGGACGACCTGGTCCGCGTGGCCACCCGACTGGTGAACCCAAGTCCGTGA
- a CDS encoding class I SAM-dependent methyltransferase → MTEPDYLGINRAAWDHRTEIHVDSAFYDVPGFLAGGCSLRDIELAQLGDVTGQRLLHLQCHFGLDTLSWARRGARCTGVDLSPRAIEQARRLARQAGLAADFVCSDVYAFEASAQASFDIVFTSYGAICWLPDLSRWAAKVVQQLAPGGRFHMVEFHPVYDLVAGYGYFHRDAPDIETEGTYTDGGDRAAVQTKLATWVHPLGDVVQALIDAGLRIDSLREYPYSPYNCFDGLEEREPGRYFMQQAGHDLPLTYAIAGTRLDG, encoded by the coding sequence ATGACCGAACCCGACTACCTCGGCATCAACCGCGCCGCCTGGGATCATCGCACCGAAATCCACGTGGACTCGGCGTTCTACGACGTGCCCGGCTTTCTGGCCGGTGGCTGCAGCCTGCGCGACATCGAGCTGGCTCAGCTGGGCGATGTCACCGGCCAACGTCTGCTGCACCTGCAGTGTCATTTCGGCCTGGACACGCTGTCCTGGGCGCGCCGTGGCGCGCGCTGCACCGGTGTGGACCTGTCGCCCCGGGCCATCGAGCAGGCCCGCCGGCTGGCCCGCCAAGCCGGTTTAGCCGCCGATTTCGTCTGCAGCGATGTCTACGCTTTTGAAGCGTCCGCCCAGGCCAGCTTCGATATCGTGTTCACCTCCTACGGCGCCATTTGTTGGCTACCCGACCTGAGTCGCTGGGCTGCAAAGGTCGTACAGCAGCTGGCGCCTGGGGGGCGATTTCACATGGTCGAGTTCCACCCGGTTTACGACCTGGTTGCCGGCTACGGCTACTTTCACCGGGATGCGCCCGACATCGAAACCGAGGGCACTTACACCGATGGCGGTGACCGCGCCGCCGTCCAGACCAAGCTGGCAACCTGGGTGCACCCACTGGGCGATGTTGTCCAGGCGCTGATCGACGCGGGTCTGCGCATCGACAGCCTGCGCGAGTACCCCTACAGCCCCTACAACTGTTTTGATGGTCTGGAGGAACGCGAGCCCGGCCGTTACTTCATGCAGCAGGCGGGGCATGACCTGCCGCTGACTTACGCCATTGCCGGCACCCGGCTGGATGGCTGA
- a CDS encoding DUF1330 domain-containing protein: MTQPVYALNLFNVRDKAEYLAYSRRSAQAVAERGGRVVALGKFREQVAGDETPRRVMILVEWRSLEAFRHYCDDPELADLHPHRENGTADYIWQLFDRLEDLRPILKAAS; this comes from the coding sequence ATGACCCAGCCCGTATACGCCCTGAATCTGTTCAATGTCCGTGACAAGGCCGAGTATCTCGCCTACTCGCGCCGCTCGGCCCAGGCCGTCGCCGAGCGCGGCGGCCGCGTCGTGGCCCTGGGCAAGTTTCGTGAACAGGTGGCAGGCGACGAAACACCACGCCGCGTCATGATCCTGGTCGAATGGCGCAGTCTCGAAGCTTTCCGGCACTACTGCGACGACCCGGAGCTGGCCGATCTGCATCCGCACCGGGAGAACGGCACGGCCGACTACATCTGGCAGCTGTTCGACCGACTCGAAGACCTGCGCCCCATCCTCAAAGCCGCGTCATGA
- the coaBC gene encoding bifunctional phosphopantothenoylcysteine decarboxylase/phosphopantothenate--cysteine ligase CoaBC — protein sequence MSAQPKILLGICGGIAAYKTAELTRRLVKQGAEVQVVMTANAERFITPLTLQALSGRAVRTSLWDEAAELGMGHIELARWADLVVIAPASADTLAKLATGQCGDLLTTLCLATTAPILVAPAMNYVMWEHPATQANMATLTERGVAVVGPGVGELAERESGPGRMSEPAEIVEAVEAALNPPQPGGALHHRGVLITAGPTREPLDPVRFLTNRSSGKMGFALAAACAAAGAEVTLVAGPVNLPTPRGVTRIDVETAAQMHEAVLEQVPEAEVFIATAAVADYRTADVAASKIKKSADRQQLELVRNTDILADVARRYPGLFTVGFAAETDDLKGYARGKLEAKRLDMIAANWVGEGRGFDTDDNALWVAWADGEESLAPAPKTALARSLVTLIAQRLDARRSAQSSSSHRQSHNA from the coding sequence ATGTCCGCACAACCCAAGATTCTGCTGGGCATTTGCGGCGGAATTGCCGCCTACAAAACGGCCGAACTGACACGTCGGCTCGTCAAGCAAGGTGCCGAGGTGCAGGTCGTGATGACCGCTAATGCCGAGCGTTTCATCACGCCGCTCACCCTGCAGGCGCTGTCCGGTCGTGCCGTACGCACCAGTCTGTGGGACGAGGCTGCCGAGCTGGGCATGGGGCATATCGAGCTGGCGCGCTGGGCCGATCTGGTTGTGATTGCACCGGCCAGTGCCGACACCTTGGCCAAGTTGGCGACCGGGCAGTGCGGTGACCTGCTGACCACGCTTTGTCTGGCGACGACGGCGCCAATACTCGTCGCCCCAGCCATGAATTATGTGATGTGGGAACACCCGGCTACGCAAGCCAACATGGCCACGCTGACCGAACGGGGCGTTGCCGTGGTCGGTCCGGGCGTGGGCGAGCTGGCCGAGCGCGAGTCCGGCCCCGGACGCATGAGCGAGCCGGCCGAGATCGTTGAGGCCGTAGAGGCCGCGCTCAACCCGCCGCAACCCGGCGGGGCGCTGCACCACCGCGGTGTGCTGATCACCGCCGGTCCCACGCGGGAACCCCTGGACCCCGTGCGGTTCCTGACCAATCGTTCGTCCGGCAAAATGGGCTTTGCCCTCGCTGCAGCCTGTGCGGCGGCAGGGGCTGAGGTCACGCTGGTGGCCGGCCCGGTGAACCTGCCCACCCCGCGCGGCGTGACGCGCATTGATGTGGAAACCGCCGCCCAGATGCACGAGGCCGTGCTGGAGCAAGTGCCCGAAGCCGAGGTATTCATCGCCACCGCGGCCGTGGCCGATTACCGCACCGCCGATGTCGCGGCCTCCAAGATCAAGAAATCCGCCGATCGTCAGCAGCTGGAACTGGTCCGCAACACCGACATTCTGGCCGATGTCGCGCGCCGCTACCCGGGGTTGTTCACGGTCGGCTTTGCGGCCGAAACCGATGATCTCAAAGGCTATGCCCGAGGCAAGCTAGAGGCCAAACGGCTGGACATGATCGCCGCCAATTGGGTGGGCGAGGGGCGCGGTTTCGACACCGACGACAACGCCTTGTGGGTGGCCTGGGCCGACGGCGAAGAATCGCTGGCACCGGCACCCAAGACCGCGTTGGCACGATCGCTGGTGACATTAATTGCGCAGCGGCTGGATGCCCGTCGGTCTGCGCAGTCCTCTTCTTCTCATCGTCAGAGCCACAACGCATGA
- the dut gene encoding dUTP diphosphatase, with product MTTIDYRILDPRIGKEFPLPTYATEGSAGLDLRACVDAPLTIEPGQAELIPTGLSIYLADPSLAAMILPRSGLGHKHGLVLGNLVGLIDSDYQGPLMVSCWNRGQAAYTIEPGERIAQLVIVPVVQARFNAVESFEATDRGEGGFGSSGRS from the coding sequence ATGACCACGATCGACTACCGCATTCTCGACCCCCGCATTGGCAAGGAGTTTCCGCTGCCCACCTACGCCACGGAGGGCTCGGCGGGGCTGGACCTGCGCGCCTGCGTGGATGCGCCACTGACCATCGAGCCGGGCCAGGCCGAGCTGATCCCCACCGGCCTGTCGATTTATCTGGCCGACCCGTCGCTGGCAGCGATGATTCTGCCGCGCTCGGGGCTGGGTCATAAGCACGGCCTGGTGCTGGGCAATCTGGTGGGGTTGATCGATTCGGACTATCAGGGGCCGCTGATGGTTTCCTGCTGGAATCGCGGGCAGGCGGCCTACACCATCGAGCCCGGCGAGCGCATTGCCCAGCTGGTGATCGTGCCGGTGGTCCAGGCGCGCTTTAACGCCGTCGAGAGCTTTGAAGCCACGGACCGGGGCGAGGGTGGCTTCGGCTCCTCGGGGCGCAGCTAA